A single genomic interval of Aythya fuligula isolate bAytFul2 chromosome 28, bAytFul2.pri, whole genome shotgun sequence harbors:
- the PRPF3 gene encoding U4/U6 small nuclear ribonucleoprotein Prp3, with product MALSKRELDELKPWIEKTVKRVLGFSEPTVVTAALNCVGKGMDKKKAADHLKPFLDDSTLRFVDKLFEAVEEGRSSRHSKSNSDRNRKRELKDVFGDDSEVSKESSGVKKRRIPRFEEVEDEPEVIPGPPSESPGMLTKLQIKQMMEAATRQIEERKKQLSFISPPTPQPKISSSSQSERLPIGNTIQPSQAATFMNDAIEKARKAAELQARIQAQLALKPGLIGNANMVGLANLHAMGIAPPKVELKDQTKPTPLILDEQGRTVDATGKEIELTHRMPTLKANIRAVKREQFKQQLKEKPSEDMESNTYFDPRVSITPAQRQKRTFKFHEKGKFEKIAQRLRTKAQLEKLQAEISQAARKTGIHTSTKLALITPKKELKEGEIPEIEWWDSYIIPNGLDLKGGTSSKRDEYFGITNLVEHPAQLNPPVDSDTPVTLGVYLTKKEQKKLRRQTRREAQKELQEKVRLGLMPPPEPKVRISNLMRVLGTEAVQDPTKVEAHVRAQMAKRQKAHEEANAARKLTAEQRKAKKIKKLKEDVSQGVHIAVYRVRNLSNPAKKFKIEANAGQLYLTGVVVLHKDVNVVVVEGGPKAQKKFKRLMLHRIKWDEQTSNTKGEDDDESDEESVKKTNKCSLVWEGTAKDRSFGEMKFKQCPTENMAREHFKKHGAEHYWDLALSESVLESTD from the exons ATGGCGCTGTCCAAAAGGGAGCTGGACGAGTTGAAGCCATGGATCGAGAAGACGGTGAAGCGAGTGCTGGGCTTCTCCGAGCCCACTGTGGTTACCGCAGCGCTCAACTGCGTGGGGAAGGGCATGGACAAAAAGAAAGCGGCCG acCACCTCAAGCCTTTTCTCGACGACTCCACCCTGAGGTTTGTGGACAAGCTCTTCGAAGCGGTGGAAGAAGGCCGAAGCTCCAGGCACTCCAAATCCAACAGCGACCGGAATCGGAAGCGAGAGCTGAAG GATGTGTTTGGTGACGACTCTGAGGTATCCAAGGAATCTTCTGGCGTCAAGAAGCGGCGCATCCCGCGGTTCGAGGAGGTTGAGGACGAGCCTGAGGTTATTCCAGGCCCGCCGTCGGAGAGCCCTGGGATGCTGACCAAGCTCCAG ATCAAACAGATGATGGAGGCAGCCACTCGCCAGATcgaagagaggaaaaagcagctgagTTTCATCAGTCCTCCGACGCCACAG CCAAAAATTTCTTCTTCGTCCCAATCGGAACGTCTCCCCATCGGCAACACGATCCAGCCCTCCCAGGCAGCGACGTTCATGAACGACGCCATCGAGAAGGCGAGGAAGGCCGCCGAGCTGCAGGCCCGAATTCAGGCCCAGCTGGCTTTGAAACCGGGGCTCATCGGCAACGCCAACATGGTGGGGCTGGCCAACCTGCACGCGATGGGGATCGCGCCTCC GAAAGTGGAATTGAAGGATCAGACAAAGCCTACGCCACTGATCTTGGATGAGCAAGGCCGAACTGTTGATGCAACTGGTAAAGAGATTGAATTGACTCACCGCATGCCAACCCTAAAAGCAAACATCAGAGCTGTGAAGAGAGAGCAGTTCAAACAACAGCTTAAAGAAAAGCCCTCGGAAGACATGGAGTCGAACACTTACTTTGACCCCCGGGTCTCCATAACCCCAGCCCAGCGTCAGAAACGCacctttaagttccatgaaaaaggcaaatttgAGAAAATTGCCCAGAGGTTGCGAACGAAG GCTCAACTAGaaaagctgcaggcagagaTATCTCAGGCTGCCCGAAAGACAGGGATACACACTTCTACCAAGTTGGCTCTTATTACCCCGAAAAAGGAGCTGAAGGAGGGGGAGATCCCAGAGATAGAGTGGTGGGACTCGTACATCATCCCCAACGGCCTTGACTT AAAAGGCGGAACGTCTTCAAAGAGGGATGAGTACTTCGGCATCACAAACCTCGTGGAGCACCCAGCGCAGCTCAACCCACCAG TGGACAGCGACACACCGGTGACCCTGGGTGTTTATTTAAccaagaaagagcagaagaagtTACGGCGACAGACTCGGAGAGAAGCCCAGAAGGAGCTACAAGAGAAGGTCAGGCTGGGCCTGATGCCGCCGCCAGAGCCCAAAG TAAGAATTTCAAACTTGATGCGTGTGCTGGGGACGGAAGCTGTTCAGGACCCGACAAAAGTTGAAGCTCACGTCAGAGCGCAGATGGCGAAGAGACAGAA AGCTCACGAAGAAGCAAATGCTGCAAGAAAACTAACAGCAGAACAACGGAAAGCGAAGAAGATTAAAAAGCTCAAGGAAGATGTTTCACAGGGAGTTCACATAGCTGTGTACAG GGTCCGAAACCTGAGCAATCCAGCCAAAAAATTCAAAATCGAGGCGAACGCTGGCCAGCTGTACTTAACAGGCGTGGTGGTTCTACACAAAGACGTCAACGTGGTCGTAGTAGAAGGAG GCCcgaaagcacagaagaaattcAAACGTCTTATGCTGCATCGAATAAAATGGGATGAGCAAACATCAAACACAAAGGGAGAGG aTGATGATGAGTCCGATGAGGAGTCTGTTAAGAAGACAAACAAATGCTCTCTGGTTTGGGAG GGCACAGCAAAGGATCGCAGCTTTGGCGAAATGAAATTTAAGCAGTGCCCCACTGAAAACATGGCACGGGAGCACTTTAAAAAACACGGCGCAGAGCACTACTGGGACCTGGCTCTGAGCGAGTCCGTGCTGGAATCCACAGACTGA
- the MRPS21 gene encoding 28S ribosomal protein S21, mitochondrial: MANHLRFIGRTVMVRNGNVDAAYGALSRILAHDGVLETVKQRRYYEKPCRKRQRLAYEACRRVYNAEMARKIAFVARKNRPDPWQGC; the protein is encoded by the exons ATGGCGAACCACCTGCGCTTCATCGGCCGCACCGTCATGGTGCGCAACGGCAACGTGGACGCGGCCTACGGGGCCCTCAGCAG GATCCTGGCTCACGACGGTGTCCTGGAGACGGTGAAGCAGCGGCGCTACTACGAGAAGCCGTGCCGCAAGAGGCAGCGGCTGGCCTACGAGGCGTGCCGGCGCGTCTACAACGCCGAGATGGCTCGCAAGATCGCCTTCGTCGCCCGCAAGAACCGCCCGGACCCCTGGCAGGGCTGCTAG
- the CA14 gene encoding LOW QUALITY PROTEIN: carbonic anhydrase 14 (The sequence of the model RefSeq protein was modified relative to this genomic sequence to represent the inferred CDS: deleted 1 base in 1 codon), producing the protein MGGGHPRGLVPVGPRGQQHWPEGHPACGGRSQSPIDIGTGGGAADPSLPPLRPIGYGRPPAAPFGFANNGHTAVLALPPSLRLGGLPHSFAAAQLHFHWGRNGGAEHLLDGYRAPAELHVVHYDAERFANASQAQHHAAGLAVLGVLLEAGDEPNPAYDNILRHLGSIRYAGQATSIPSFSLRGLLPQRLDRYYRYNGSLTTPPCFQSVLWSVFQEPVLLSRAQLEQLRGSLYATAPDEPEPERLEENFRAPQDLNQRLVLASFSSGEVVAIVFGTVFGCLGLFLAVHFASKRLR; encoded by the exons atgggggggggacacccacGGGGCTTGGTGCCTGTAGGTCCCCgggggcagcagcactggccCGAGGGGCACCCGGCCTGCGGGGGCCGTTCCCAATCCCCCATCGATATTGGGACGGGGGGGGGCGCTGCC GACCCCTCGCTGCCCCCCCTGCGCCCCATAGGCTAcggccgcccccccgccgcccccttcGGCTTCGCCAACAACGGCCACACCG CGGTGCTGGCGTTGCCCCCCTCTTTGCgcctgggggggctgccccacagctTCGCGGCCGCTCAGCTCCATTTCCATTGGGGGCGGAATGGGGGGGCCGAGCACCTCCTGGATGGGTACCGGGCACCCGCTGAG CTGCACGTGGTGCACTACGACGCCGAGCGCTTCGCCAACGCcagccaggctcagcaccacgCCGCCGGGCTGGCCGTGCTGGGCGTCCTGCTGGAg GCCGGCGACGAACCCAACCCTGCCTACGACAACATCCTGAGGCACCTGGGCAGCATCCGCTACGCCG GGCAGGCGACCTCCATCCCCTCCTTCAGCCTGCGGGGTCTGCTGCCCCAGCGCTTGGACCGCTACTACCGCTACAACGGGTCCCTCACCACCCCCCCCTGCTTCCAAAGTGTCCTCTGGAGCGTCTTCCAGGAGCCCGTCCTCCTCAGCCGGGCCCAG ctggagcagctgcggGGTTCCCTTTACGCCACGGCACCCGACGAGCCCGAACCCGAGAGGCTGGAGGAGAATTTTCGGGCCCCCCAGGACCTCAACCAGAGGCTGGTGCTGGCGTCCTTCAGCAGCG GTGAAGTCGTCGCCATCGTCTTTGGCACCGTTTTCGGCTGCCTCGGCCTCTTCCTCGCCGTCCATTTCGCGAGCAAGAGGCTGCGGtga